Sequence from the ANME-2 cluster archaeon genome:
GCCTTAAACGCACTGGAAAGCCTGCGGTTATCTGGCAGGACCATTGCTGTGATAAGGCATATCGAAGCGCTTACCCGGCGCATACCTGTGAAGATAGATGTGAAAAGGACAGGGGTAGGGACATCAACTATGCATGTGAGTGGATTGGATAAAAAAAACTATATGCAGGCGGGTGCCCTGTTTCCCCTCCGGTATAGGATAATATTATAAGCATTCTGATTTTGCTAAGAATGGAATAAAATTTTGCCAAATATATCTTATAATTTTATTAATTGATATTTAGGACTACATGCCTAATGCTCTCTCTACTCGTACAATTTCTTTGTTACATCGCTAACATTCAAGTGCATTTAACACTTGTAAAATGATCTTAGATTATACAAAGCTTATCAAAAGACATAATAGTCCATAATTCATAATGAATGATAGGTAAATGGTGATAATATGACAACAAATGATTATGATTGGTTTGTAAAAACTGATCTGAGTGAATATGCTGGAGAATGGGTTGCCACATTAGATCAAAAAGTAATAGCACATGGTGTTGATGCTGAAATTGTTTATAAAGAAGCAAGATTAAAATATCCTACACGTGAACCATCATTAGCTAAAATACCAACAGGTGATACATTAATTTTGGTAATTAGATGATTGTTTTTAATTATCGTAAGGAAAAATCAACAATTACTGAAAATATTTTTAGACCTATTGCATCAGTTAAATTTAAAAGTAAGGAAAATACCTGGATAAAATTGCGTCTCTATATTGATTCCGGAGCAGATATAACTATAATTCCACTTTCATTTGGAAGATTACTTGGTTTAGAGCTTAAAAAAGAAGATATCAAACAACTTACTGGTGTTGGTGGAACTAGCATACCTGTTGTTATCACAGAAGTAGAAATAAAAATCAATGACATCGTGTTTCCAATTGACATTGCGTGGGCATTAGAAGAAGATATTCCACCATTGTTAGGAAGAACTAGTGTTTTTGATAAATTTATAATTACTTTTGATCAAACTAAAAAAATTATAATATTCGATTCTAATTAAATTTAAGGTCTTAGAGAATTGGACTGATAAATTTGAACTTTATGAATATTATTAAATGAACACATTACTTATTTCATAACTTCAAATCGGATTTGATGAACACACCCGCCCACCCCACATCCATTCACCTACATTTCACGACTCGACCTCCCGCCCGTGAATGCCCTCGAATCTATTAATGGAGTGTAAAGATGGCGAAGAAGAAACGATATCGCGGACATTTCTGTAAGGTATGCAAACAGATCCTGCCAAACGAGAAATTCTCTGGCAAAGGACACGCAGCTCATATCTGTAAGAAATGTGCCACGAAACAAAAGAAAGAAAAGAAAAAGCAGTCAGAAGAGATTGCTCTTTAATGCATATTGCTATGTGTATCAATTCCATTCCGGGGTCTGTGGCTTCGTAGATCGCTGGTGTATGCACGAGGTTGGGATGGTTGTATGAATGATGTGGTTTTGTGAGGTGGGACTTCATGTGAGAACACCCTTAAAGGTGGACTTACAGGTATGCATTAAGGGCTGTTGACCTGAAGGATATGGTAATAATAGACCTGTGGAACGCAGGCGAACAACGCCCGGCCGAAATCCTTATCCGGCGGCGAGTCATTTCTGGTGAGCCTGTCGCTGGCCCTGGCACTTCTCAGAACGAAGCAGCGGGCGCTCAAGGCTGGAATCATTGTTTCTGGACGAGGGCTTTGGCAAACTGGACAGCGAGACCCTGGATGCTGCCTTAAACGCACTGGAAAGCCTGCGGTTATCTGGCAGGACCATTGCTGTGATAAGGCATATCTACCATCTTACCCGGCGCATACCTGTGAGGATAGATGTGAAAAGAACAGGGTTCGGGACATCAACTGTACATGTGAAGGGGTAGGAGAACAAAATCCTTAAATGAATTTTATGAATTCTTCCACTGTAATATCTGCGTCTTGCAGAAATTTTCTAAGCAACCCCTTCCCTAAAACTTTATTGTCAGGGATTGAGATCGGTGTTTTAGATGAATCAGATATATGCTTCATTCGGATATGAGCCACCACATGGCCCGGCATATACAGTGTA
This genomic interval carries:
- a CDS encoding succinyl-CoA synthetase subunit alpha — translated: MTTNDYDWFVKTDLSEYAGEWVATLDQKVIAHGVDAEIVYKEARLKYPTREPSLAKIPTGDTLILVIR